In Candidatus Saccharimonadales bacterium, one DNA window encodes the following:
- a CDS encoding peptidoglycan bridge formation glycyltransferase FemA/FemB family protein has protein sequence MTARFATPDEITSWNDHILSNPDKGNIFQGSEFAAQKQMAGWTPKYIIIGGTSLLAIEKNVPILGKLWYIPKGPGVNSFKMLFDLTPILWEFAAKQGVFTIKIEPELALGTDMSSLHFTPTRAVQPNFSTVLLDISKDLDSILMDLPQKGRHAIRRAERDGVSVKLVQASPKNCLIMYNLLKETAEDHEFGIRSADYYMTYWQRYEKVGIGQLFFAYFEGEMVAGAYALAFGTKGTYKDGASIRKRTAYGASHLLQWRVIEWLKTKDVEIHDLCGAPPIDQIKNPDHPHYGIGLFKTSFNKEVTQYVGAYEIPIRSLKSKLWTQYIEKIVRRLYYKKHHESYY, from the coding sequence ATGACTGCTCGTTTTGCAACACCAGATGAAATCACAAGCTGGAACGACCATATTCTTTCTAATCCAGATAAAGGAAATATCTTTCAAGGCTCTGAATTTGCTGCACAAAAACAGATGGCTGGATGGACACCCAAATATATTATCATTGGGGGCACTTCCCTGCTTGCTATCGAAAAAAACGTCCCAATACTTGGAAAGCTTTGGTATATACCTAAAGGCCCAGGAGTTAATTCATTTAAAATGCTATTCGATCTTACGCCAATCCTTTGGGAGTTTGCTGCTAAGCAAGGCGTATTTACCATCAAAATTGAACCAGAATTGGCACTTGGCACTGATATGAGCAGCCTGCACTTTACTCCAACTCGCGCAGTTCAACCGAACTTTTCAACCGTTCTGCTTGATATCAGCAAGGATCTCGACAGTATCTTGATGGATTTACCACAAAAAGGCCGTCATGCCATACGGCGAGCTGAGCGTGATGGAGTGAGCGTTAAACTTGTTCAAGCTTCGCCCAAGAACTGTCTAATTATGTATAATCTACTAAAAGAAACTGCCGAAGACCACGAATTTGGTATCCGTTCAGCGGATTACTACATGACATACTGGCAGCGATACGAAAAGGTCGGAATTGGTCAGCTGTTTTTTGCCTATTTTGAAGGAGAAATGGTTGCAGGTGCTTATGCACTCGCATTTGGTACAAAAGGAACGTACAAAGACGGGGCAAGTATCCGTAAGCGAACCGCCTATGGGGCAAGTCACTTGCTGCAGTGGAGAGTCATTGAATGGCTTAAAACGAAAGATGTTGAGATCCATGATCTTTGCGGCGCACCACCAATTGATCAAATAAAAAACCCCGATCATCCTCATTACGGTATTGGGCTATTTAAAACGAGCTTTAACAAGGAAGTGACACAGTATGTCGGTGCATACGAAATACCAATCAGGTCTCTCAAATCGAAACTATGGACTCAGTATATTGAAAAGATAGTCCGCCGACTATATTACAAAAAACATCACGAATCATATTACTAG
- a CDS encoding co-chaperone GroES, which translates to MNTPITPLADRVVATRQIASTKTASGIYLPDNAKEKPVVAVVVAVGPDVKQLKNGDKIVYKEYSTTELKIDGTEYLIVKEEDVLATV; encoded by the coding sequence ATGAACACACCTATTACACCTCTTGCCGATAGAGTCGTTGCAACGCGGCAAATTGCGAGCACGAAAACAGCAAGTGGTATTTATTTACCAGATAATGCTAAAGAAAAACCAGTTGTCGCTGTTGTTGTTGCGGTTGGACCAGACGTTAAACAACTTAAAAATGGCGACAAAATTGTCTATAAAGAATACTCGACAACTGAGCTAAAAATTGATGGTACTGAATATTTGATTGTCAAAGAAGAAGACGTCCTCGCGACAGTCTAA
- the groL gene encoding chaperonin GroEL (60 kDa chaperone family; promotes refolding of misfolded polypeptides especially under stressful conditions; forms two stacked rings of heptamers to form a barrel-shaped 14mer; ends can be capped by GroES; misfolded proteins enter the barrel where they are refolded when GroES binds) yields the protein MAKKVFYDDNARARVLGGAKALYDAVKVTYGPKGHNVVIAKGYGGPTVTHDGVTVAESIDLPENDDETLGYKVGAELIKQAASKLNKVAGDGTTTVTVLTYHILKEANRLIAAGHNPQELRRGIEAAGAEVIKSLGTLSESVEGKSARVAEVATISAGDQTIGKLIADVIQKVGKEGVVTVEASQGLELEAEVVEGFSLDRGFVSQFFVTDAARQEAVYEKPAIVITDRKISSVAEFLPMLEKLASAGKKDVVLIADEVEGEALSILVLNKLKGVFNTVAVKAPAFGDRRKEILQDIATLTGATVVSEDQALSFETVGLEVVGSARKVIVGKDETTIIEGAGKAASVKARIAQIVAQADNATGNYDKEQYQKRAAALSGKVAVIKVGGATETEIDEKKFRVDDAVAATKAALAEGIVAGGGVTLVNLAATIKISGSDSISAGRQILKNALKQPFLQITGNAGLNSEALLAQVEASKPGFGVDVNKPEAGLIDVKKAGVIDPTRVTKEAVQNAVSIASTAATMGALVVDIPEPEAQAPAGGGMGMM from the coding sequence ATGGCTAAGAAAGTTTTTTATGATGATAATGCCCGCGCCCGAGTACTTGGTGGAGCAAAAGCACTATATGATGCAGTGAAAGTAACCTACGGACCAAAAGGTCATAATGTAGTTATCGCAAAAGGATACGGCGGGCCAACAGTAACTCACGATGGTGTTACCGTCGCCGAGTCAATTGACCTTCCAGAAAACGACGATGAAACACTTGGATACAAGGTTGGCGCCGAGCTTATTAAACAAGCAGCAAGTAAGCTTAATAAAGTAGCCGGTGATGGCACGACAACCGTTACAGTTCTTACATACCATATTCTAAAAGAAGCCAATCGTCTAATTGCAGCTGGTCACAATCCACAAGAACTTCGTCGTGGTATTGAAGCGGCTGGTGCCGAAGTTATTAAGTCTCTTGGTACACTGAGCGAATCAGTTGAGGGCAAAAGTGCCCGTGTTGCTGAAGTCGCTACGATCAGTGCAGGAGATCAAACAATTGGAAAACTTATTGCTGATGTTATTCAAAAAGTTGGTAAAGAAGGTGTTGTGACAGTTGAGGCAAGCCAGGGACTCGAACTAGAAGCAGAAGTTGTTGAAGGTTTCTCGCTTGACCGAGGTTTTGTAAGCCAATTCTTTGTGACTGACGCTGCTCGTCAAGAAGCTGTTTATGAAAAACCTGCAATCGTGATTACTGATAGAAAAATCAGCAGCGTCGCCGAATTTTTGCCGATGCTTGAAAAATTAGCATCAGCTGGTAAAAAGGATGTCGTCTTGATCGCTGACGAAGTCGAAGGTGAGGCGCTCAGTATTCTCGTTCTCAATAAATTAAAAGGTGTCTTTAATACAGTCGCTGTCAAAGCTCCAGCTTTTGGTGATCGTCGTAAAGAAATCTTGCAAGATATCGCAACCCTCACAGGTGCGACAGTTGTCAGTGAAGATCAGGCGCTATCGTTTGAAACCGTCGGACTAGAAGTTGTTGGCTCCGCTCGTAAAGTGATCGTTGGCAAGGACGAAACAACAATTATTGAAGGTGCCGGCAAAGCAGCAAGTGTCAAAGCTCGTATTGCCCAGATTGTTGCCCAAGCTGATAATGCAACCGGTAACTACGATAAGGAACAATACCAGAAGCGTGCCGCTGCACTTTCTGGTAAGGTTGCCGTCATTAAGGTTGGTGGTGCAACCGAAACCGAGATCGATGAGAAGAAATTCCGTGTCGATGATGCTGTTGCTGCAACGAAGGCTGCTCTTGCTGAAGGGATTGTTGCCGGTGGCGGTGTGACGTTAGTTAATTTAGCGGCAACGATCAAGATAAGTGGAAGTGATAGTATTAGCGCTGGTCGTCAAATTCTTAAAAATGCACTCAAGCAGCCATTTCTCCAGATTACAGGTAATGCCGGTCTAAACAGTGAGGCACTCCTTGCACAGGTAGAAGCGAGTAAGCCTGGTTTTGGTGTTGATGTCAATAAGCCAGAAGCAGGCCTCATCGATGTGAAAAAAGCAGGCGTCATTGACCCAACCCGTGTTACAAAGGAGGCTGTTCAAAATGCCGTCTCGATTGCCTCGACTGCGGCAACTATGGGAGCACTTGTTGTTGATATTCCTGAACCAGAGGCTCAAGCACCAGCCGGTGGTGGCATGGGGATGATGTAG
- a CDS encoding bifunctional phosphoglucose/phosphomannose isomerase — MLDDANVLKSRDPEDTLQVASSQFQQSSYPMQVIHGENDGRDITRVVVAGMGGSALAALLLKTWLKNELQVPFEIVRTYDLPDYVDYNTLVIASSYSGNTEETLRALNDARGRNAQVAIITSGGKLQELSEEHSIAAVLTPGHLQPRMAVIYGLRALVAVLARFNVVRYDHFGEIADLADWLHDESSQWGSEISTDKNYAKQLALLSVGKTPVFYGGALTAPVAYKWKISWNENAKNLAFWNEYPEFNHNEFIGWTSHPIEKPFVIFDLISHLEDSQILKRFAISDKLLSGLRPKANTVSLKGDTLIAQLLWASILADFVSIYVAILNAVDPAPVVIIEKLKAELA; from the coding sequence ATGTTAGATGATGCAAATGTACTAAAGTCGAGAGACCCTGAGGATACACTTCAGGTCGCCTCAAGCCAGTTCCAGCAATCAAGTTATCCGATGCAGGTTATTCATGGAGAAAACGATGGAAGGGATATTACTCGAGTCGTGGTTGCTGGTATGGGCGGATCAGCTTTGGCAGCCCTACTCCTTAAGACTTGGCTTAAAAATGAGCTTCAAGTCCCTTTTGAAATCGTAAGAACCTATGACTTACCAGACTATGTTGATTACAATACACTTGTCATCGCAAGCAGCTACTCAGGCAATACTGAAGAAACATTGCGAGCACTTAACGATGCCCGCGGTCGAAATGCTCAAGTTGCGATTATTACATCTGGTGGTAAACTTCAGGAACTTTCAGAAGAACACTCAATCGCTGCCGTATTAACGCCGGGCCATCTGCAGCCTCGAATGGCTGTTATATACGGGTTACGAGCTCTTGTTGCTGTATTGGCTCGATTTAATGTTGTGAGATATGATCATTTTGGCGAAATAGCTGATCTTGCTGATTGGTTGCACGACGAATCTAGTCAGTGGGGAAGTGAGATTAGCACTGATAAGAATTACGCAAAACAATTAGCATTACTTTCTGTTGGCAAAACACCTGTATTTTATGGTGGTGCATTAACTGCGCCGGTCGCGTATAAATGGAAAATTAGTTGGAATGAGAATGCAAAGAATCTTGCATTTTGGAATGAGTATCCAGAGTTTAATCACAACGAATTCATAGGGTGGACGTCTCATCCCATCGAAAAGCCATTTGTTATTTTTGACCTTATTTCCCACCTAGAAGATAGTCAGATCTTAAAACGTTTTGCAATCAGTGATAAGCTACTTAGTGGGCTACGTCCAAAAGCAAATACCGTATCACTCAAGGGAGATACGCTTATTGCACAACTACTATGGGCAAGTATCCTCGCGGACTTTGTTAGTATTTATGTCGCCATCTTAAATGCTGTTGATCCTGCTCCGGTAGTGATTATTGAGAAACTTAAAGCCGAACTAGCTTAA
- a CDS encoding ABC transporter permease, translating to MRFLLIDHIRNAKQSLRATRMRTILTILGISIGIASMTLILSLSDGITKVVTNQVDALGGNVAVVRPGTPNKDVSDLTNPSPYQGFATSTITERDVQDMSELPHVAAASPIMIINGTVKADKTAPTNTPIIASNPQLISIANISMRDGQFIDSVTNRDTAVIGNQLSIDLFGTDNSIGRSFTIRDQTFTVIGILKRANDPINFNNIDFDHAAIISLESGKSLNRGTAQIQQINIRAKTVGDLPAALHEINQSLAKNHAGQNDYTILSGKEIAEPTSQLFFMISSVTTAIASISLVVGGIGIMNIMLVNVAERTREIGLRKAVGASNSNIIGQFMIEALIMSLLGGVIGYIFGYILAFVISSSLLTFDPAFTWQIAAIALGISVIIGGIFGLYPAIRAARKDPIESLRQYH from the coding sequence ATGCGTTTTCTTCTTATTGATCATATACGTAATGCGAAACAATCACTCCGCGCAACTAGAATGCGTACAATCCTTACTATACTCGGCATTAGCATTGGTATTGCAAGCATGACGCTCATACTGTCACTCAGTGATGGTATAACAAAAGTTGTGACAAACCAGGTTGATGCTCTTGGTGGCAATGTCGCAGTTGTTCGTCCAGGCACGCCTAATAAGGATGTGAGTGATCTCACTAATCCGAGTCCCTACCAGGGTTTTGCAACCAGTACAATTACTGAGCGTGACGTCCAGGATATGAGCGAACTGCCACATGTTGCAGCTGCCTCCCCTATCATGATTATTAATGGCACAGTCAAAGCTGACAAGACGGCACCCACCAATACGCCAATCATAGCCTCAAATCCTCAGCTTATTTCAATAGCGAATATTTCTATGCGAGATGGTCAATTTATAGATAGTGTGACAAATCGTGATACTGCAGTTATTGGCAATCAACTTTCAATTGATCTATTTGGTACTGATAACTCTATTGGGCGTAGTTTTACTATTCGAGATCAAACATTCACTGTTATTGGCATTCTAAAGCGTGCAAATGATCCAATCAATTTCAATAATATTGATTTTGACCATGCTGCTATCATCAGTCTTGAAAGTGGCAAGTCTTTAAATCGTGGCACTGCTCAGATACAGCAGATCAACATTCGTGCTAAGACCGTCGGAGACCTACCAGCTGCACTTCATGAAATAAATCAATCACTTGCTAAGAATCATGCTGGTCAAAACGATTACACAATTCTATCTGGCAAAGAAATTGCCGAGCCGACAAGCCAGCTATTTTTTATGATAAGTAGTGTCACGACCGCAATTGCTAGCATCTCACTCGTTGTAGGTGGTATTGGAATTATGAATATAATGTTAGTAAATGTCGCCGAAAGAACCCGTGAAATCGGACTACGTAAAGCAGTCGGAGCAAGTAATAGTAATATTATCGGCCAATTTATGATTGAAGCACTCATCATGAGCCTTCTTGGCGGAGTGATTGGATATATTTTTGGATATATTTTAGCATTCGTCATAAGTAGCAGTCTTTTGACCTTTGATCCTGCATTTACATGGCAGATAGCTGCTATAGCACTTGGTATATCGGTTATTATTGGTGGAATCTTTGGTCTATACCCAGCTATTCGGGCTGCTCGTAAAGATCCGATTGAATCTCTTAGGCAGTATCACTAA
- a CDS encoding ABC transporter ATP-binding protein, whose amino-acid sequence MPTTPTTPVIELRALTKRFGVGDAENVVLESIDLTIEKGEFIAVMGPSGCGKTTLLNILGLLDRSNEGDYLLDGTSIENLSTNRHARIRSQQIGIVFQSFNLVSRLNVIENVALPLTYKGIHRTKRLKMASDILKTFHLGEREYYMPWQLSGGQTQRVAIARALVNNPSIILADEPTGNLDSRSSHVIMEELSELHKRGNTIIMVTHNPALTTYASRVIKMLDGKIDSDTKITVRFESKTEKIPLGAHQHQAPVELTQVVAPVKVTKPKKKAAKKRKQRTKK is encoded by the coding sequence ATGCCAACTACGCCTACCACACCAGTTATAGAACTGCGTGCGCTCACAAAGCGCTTTGGTGTAGGTGATGCGGAGAATGTTGTACTTGAATCAATTGATCTTACGATCGAAAAGGGTGAATTTATTGCTGTAATGGGTCCTAGCGGATGCGGCAAAACAACACTGCTTAATATCCTCGGATTACTCGATCGTTCTAATGAAGGCGACTACTTACTAGATGGAACATCGATTGAAAACCTTAGTACAAACCGCCATGCCCGTATTCGTAGTCAGCAAATAGGCATTGTTTTTCAAAGCTTCAACCTTGTCTCAAGGCTTAATGTTATAGAAAATGTTGCCCTTCCACTGACATATAAAGGTATTCACCGTACAAAACGACTTAAAATGGCAAGTGATATATTAAAAACGTTTCATTTAGGTGAGCGTGAATACTACATGCCATGGCAACTATCTGGAGGACAAACCCAGCGTGTGGCTATTGCCCGCGCGCTTGTAAATAATCCTTCGATTATTTTGGCTGATGAGCCAACCGGTAACCTTGACTCCAGGTCGAGTCACGTTATCATGGAAGAGCTGTCGGAGCTACATAAACGTGGTAATACGATTATTATGGTGACGCACAACCCCGCCCTTACGACATATGCAAGTCGAGTAATCAAAATGCTCGACGGTAAAATAGACAGTGACACGAAAATAACTGTTCGATTTGAGTCAAAAACTGAGAAGATTCCTCTCGGAGCCCATCAACATCAAGCACCTGTCGAACTAACTCAAGTTGTTGCACCCGTAAAAGTAACGAAGCCGAAGAAAAAAGCAGCAAAAAAACGCAAACAGAGGACAAAAAAATAA
- a CDS encoding maleylpyruvate isomerase family mycothiol-dependent enzyme: MMFTTSKDAIVWNHVKQSRIQLLAYLETLTNEQWNQESLCVGWKVRDVLAHLILEYHYTARTSWKDFVRSGFRVNEFMKRTALSLGRSSTESLLDQFRLMIDERIKPSSVPTMNVLVDLLVHEQDIRIALGQTKAMNPNSLQLVFSHWEPSEYNFGEKITGLAARLSGLKFVLTDLNMSKGAGKEVIGTAEDILLAAVGRMARINNLQGEGSKVLKSRLK; the protein is encoded by the coding sequence ATGATGTTTACTACATCAAAAGATGCAATTGTTTGGAATCACGTCAAGCAGTCTAGAATTCAACTACTTGCCTATTTAGAGACTCTAACCAACGAACAATGGAATCAAGAATCTTTATGTGTAGGTTGGAAAGTCAGAGATGTGCTTGCTCATCTTATACTCGAGTACCATTATACCGCTCGCACTTCATGGAAAGACTTTGTACGGAGTGGTTTCAGGGTTAATGAATTTATGAAACGGACAGCATTAAGCCTGGGCAGAAGTTCAACAGAGAGTCTACTGGACCAGTTCCGGCTAATGATCGATGAACGAATTAAGCCCTCTTCTGTGCCTACTATGAATGTTTTAGTCGACCTACTTGTTCATGAACAAGATATCCGCATAGCGCTCGGCCAAACTAAAGCGATGAATCCCAACTCACTTCAATTAGTTTTCTCACACTGGGAGCCGAGTGAGTATAATTTTGGTGAAAAAATAACAGGGCTTGCCGCAAGACTAAGTGGGTTAAAGTTCGTATTAACGGATTTGAATATGTCTAAGGGTGCTGGAAAGGAGGTTATTGGTACAGCCGAAGACATATTACTTGCCGCAGTTGGAAGAATGGCTAGAATAAACAATCTTCAAGGAGAAGGTTCAAAAGTACTAAAAAGTAGATTGAAATAA